One Rossellomorea aquimaris DNA window includes the following coding sequences:
- a CDS encoding aminotransferase class I/II-fold pyridoxal phosphate-dependent enzyme, whose amino-acid sequence MKFTTKVVHSQLKGTEEIRSKATPIYQTSAFSFTSLEELEGFYEGKSPYLYTRTGNPNTDELGKMVADLEGAPAGVATSSGLSAILVGILAVVQSGDHIIAAEDLYGGTFHMLKEELKSFGISTSFVDFTSAEEFEGAITPQTKLLYSETVTNPFMRVEDIPKMVEFAEKHNLKTMIDNTFATPFLRRPFLEGVDLVAHSATKYIGGHSDITAGVVVGKEELVQKAREKVVNIGSNLSPFEAWLTCRGAKTLALRMGTQARNAEVLAEDLRSNEFVKEVYYPTDLSDKGNGAIVTIELSNTCDISTFFKSLGWIKIIPSLAGVETTVSYPLGTSHRALPKEAQEKLGINTHVVRISLGIEDGEDIVVQFNEAIAASVEN is encoded by the coding sequence ATGAAGTTCACAACGAAGGTCGTACATAGTCAGTTAAAAGGAACTGAGGAAATCCGTAGTAAGGCGACTCCGATTTATCAAACATCTGCCTTTTCTTTTACATCTTTAGAAGAGTTGGAGGGTTTCTATGAAGGGAAATCCCCTTATCTCTATACGAGAACGGGAAATCCAAATACAGACGAGCTTGGTAAAATGGTGGCAGACTTGGAAGGAGCTCCAGCAGGTGTCGCGACTTCCTCTGGATTATCGGCCATCCTTGTAGGAATCCTGGCTGTTGTGCAATCAGGCGATCATATCATTGCCGCCGAAGATTTATACGGCGGTACGTTCCATATGTTAAAAGAAGAGCTGAAATCATTCGGTATTTCTACTTCTTTCGTTGATTTTACAAGTGCCGAAGAATTTGAGGGAGCCATTACTCCACAAACCAAACTCCTCTATAGTGAGACCGTCACAAATCCGTTTATGCGAGTGGAAGATATCCCGAAAATGGTCGAATTCGCTGAAAAACACAACCTGAAAACGATGATCGACAACACATTTGCAACACCTTTTCTGCGCCGGCCTTTCTTAGAAGGAGTGGACCTGGTGGCTCACAGTGCCACGAAGTATATTGGGGGACACAGTGATATTACAGCAGGAGTCGTAGTGGGAAAAGAAGAGCTTGTACAAAAAGCGAGAGAAAAAGTCGTCAACATAGGGTCGAATCTAAGTCCATTTGAAGCGTGGCTGACATGCCGCGGAGCGAAAACATTGGCACTTCGAATGGGAACCCAAGCAAGGAATGCCGAAGTTCTGGCGGAGGACCTTCGATCAAATGAATTCGTAAAGGAAGTCTATTACCCAACTGATTTATCCGACAAAGGAAATGGCGCCATCGTAACGATCGAGCTATCCAACACATGTGATATCAGCACATTCTTCAAATCACTTGGCTGGATTAAAATCATCCCTTCCCTTGCCGGCGTGGAGACGACGGTTTCCTATCCATTAGGAACATCTCACCGTGCCCTTCCAAAAGAGGCTCAGGAAAAATTGGGAATAAACACACATGTCGTGCGCATATCGTTAGGTATTGAAGATGGGGAAGACATCGTCGTGCAATTTAACGAGGCGATTGCAGCTTCAGTTGAAAATTAA
- a CDS encoding HAMP domain-containing sensor histidine kinase, producing MIQPLKNLTAATQELQKGKHPTKLMNPLIYEVKELNDAFNELSERTAIIKAKQNRLLRDLSHELRTPLTNLSGYLEGLEKGIIEGNQEMYRSLQEESTRIERLLEQLVRINQWTSDGEMKNFKHEEILIHELIKRRITIFHVKFLEKGIKLDYNLRPFTLLGNPHGLNQVLSNILQNIVDYDNGKKVRIDGCIEEEHYLIRFSHEGRRIPIEESELIFERFYRVDASRSLVTGGTGLGLAIAKEIVQAHGGDLSLVTDSSYHTFEVRLPIPK from the coding sequence TTGATTCAGCCACTAAAAAATTTAACTGCAGCAACTCAAGAGCTGCAAAAAGGGAAGCACCCGACAAAGCTAATGAATCCTCTGATCTATGAGGTGAAAGAGCTGAATGATGCCTTCAATGAACTTTCAGAAAGAACGGCTATCATAAAAGCAAAGCAAAATCGTTTACTGAGAGATCTGTCACATGAATTAAGAACCCCACTGACTAATTTATCAGGCTATCTCGAAGGACTTGAAAAAGGTATCATTGAAGGGAACCAAGAGATGTATCGCTCACTTCAAGAAGAATCGACACGCATCGAACGATTGCTGGAACAACTCGTCCGTATCAATCAATGGACCTCGGATGGAGAAATGAAGAACTTCAAACATGAAGAAATTCTAATCCACGAACTCATAAAGAGACGGATCACCATCTTTCACGTCAAATTTCTTGAGAAAGGTATAAAATTGGACTACAATCTTAGACCTTTCACCCTGCTGGGCAACCCACATGGACTTAATCAAGTCCTTAGCAATATCCTTCAAAATATTGTGGATTATGACAATGGGAAGAAAGTAAGGATAGACGGCTGTATAGAGGAGGAACATTATCTTATCCGCTTTTCACATGAAGGAAGAAGGATTCCCATCGAAGAAAGCGAGCTTATTTTCGAACGCTTTTATCGAGTGGATGCTTCACGTTCCCTGGTGACAGGTGGAACCGGACTGGGACTCGCGATTGCAAAAGAAATTGTGCAAGCTCATGGAGGAGACCTTTCCCTCGTAACAGATAGTTCTTACCATACCTTTGAAGTACGACTTCCAATTCCTAAATAA
- the rpsN gene encoding 30S ribosomal protein S14, with amino-acid sequence MAKKSKVVKEKKRQELVQKYAELRRELKEKGDYEALRKLPRDSSPTRLNSRCEVTGRPRGYLRKFKMSRIAFREFAHKGQIPGVKKSSW; translated from the coding sequence TTGGCTAAGAAATCAAAGGTAGTAAAAGAGAAGAAGCGTCAGGAGCTTGTTCAGAAATATGCAGAGTTGCGCAGGGAACTAAAGGAGAAGGGGGATTATGAAGCGTTAAGAAAGCTGCCGAGGGATTCCTCACCGACACGATTAAACAGTCGTTGTGAAGTTACAGGGAGACCAAGGGGCTATCTCCGTAAATTTAAAATGTCCCGTATCGCTTTCAGGGAATTTGCTCATAAAGGGCAAATACCCGGAGTCAAGAAATCAAGCTGGTAA
- a CDS encoding class I SAM-dependent methyltransferase encodes MTGDLFEHHKASKLLDPKRQELVPVEKVLDLLKLNKDDVVADLGCGNGYLTLPIAKTVETKVQAVDLQQEMLEYLKHRANEENVDNIVYVKSSLEYLSFNKGTLDKIVSAFVLHEVPDLIKVFQDLHDMLKEDGIWLILDWEKVESEMGPPLDQRISSGELDRQLKSSGFHTTVGHLHPSVYYIVVKKG; translated from the coding sequence ATGACAGGAGATTTATTCGAACATCATAAAGCTTCAAAGCTACTCGATCCAAAACGTCAGGAGCTCGTACCGGTGGAGAAAGTACTCGATCTTCTCAAGCTTAATAAAGACGATGTCGTTGCCGACTTAGGCTGTGGCAACGGCTACCTGACCCTTCCCATCGCCAAAACGGTTGAAACAAAGGTCCAGGCGGTAGATCTGCAACAGGAAATGCTGGAATACCTGAAACACCGTGCAAATGAAGAAAATGTAGACAATATCGTGTATGTGAAATCATCCCTTGAATACCTCAGCTTCAACAAAGGCACTTTGGATAAAATCGTATCCGCTTTTGTCTTGCACGAAGTTCCCGATCTGATCAAAGTATTTCAGGATTTACACGATATGCTGAAGGAAGATGGGATTTGGCTGATCCTGGATTGGGAGAAGGTAGAATCTGAAATGGGTCCGCCTTTAGATCAACGGATTTCTTCCGGGGAACTCGATCGACAGCTCAAATCATCCGGGTTCCACACAACAGTAGGTCACTTGCATCCATCGGTTTATTATATTGTCGTGAAAAAAGGGTAG
- a CDS encoding peptidoglycan DD-metalloendopeptidase family protein, with protein MNKKYFISLSIAAALTIGSLPTLGTTANAHSSVEDLKKQQEGISSKKEEINGKIDEKKSQINQNINKQQEIQTQIAEISTKLKDTETKITEKTKEIDETTAEINKLKEEIEVLKQKIEERNELLKERARAIQEKGGSANYLDVLLGADSFGDFINRVTAVNTIVSADKKIMDEQKRDQAELEKKQEEVEGKLADLESTKASLESLKNDLDSQKAKKADLFKQLEAQQASLEVEKKDLQQESDELSKMEHQLEGEIQAEQSRLAELARQREIERKRQAEAEAAKRAAAQQQATTSSNSGGGSSTSPAPSAPSAPVSAGAWTAPAYGTITTNFGWDVLNGKKRFHYGTDIAAGGSVPISAAADGYVIKSQYSSSYGNVVYITHSINGQTFTTVYAHMASSSVSSGQAVNKGDRIGYMGNTGYSFGQHLHFELHAGSWNASKSNAVNPRQYINF; from the coding sequence TTGAACAAGAAGTATTTCATATCATTATCAATTGCAGCAGCATTAACAATCGGGAGTCTACCAACGTTAGGGACAACTGCTAACGCTCATTCCTCCGTGGAGGATTTAAAGAAACAGCAAGAAGGCATTTCTTCTAAAAAAGAGGAAATCAATGGCAAGATTGATGAGAAAAAATCTCAAATCAATCAAAATATCAATAAACAACAAGAAATCCAAACACAAATTGCTGAAATCAGCACAAAATTAAAAGATACTGAAACAAAGATTACAGAGAAAACAAAAGAGATTGATGAAACAACAGCAGAAATCAATAAACTTAAAGAAGAAATTGAGGTTCTAAAGCAAAAGATTGAAGAACGTAACGAACTTTTAAAAGAACGTGCCCGTGCGATCCAGGAAAAAGGCGGCTCTGCAAATTATCTTGATGTACTACTTGGCGCGGACAGCTTCGGTGACTTCATCAACCGAGTAACAGCAGTTAATACAATTGTAAGTGCAGATAAGAAGATCATGGACGAACAAAAACGTGATCAGGCTGAATTAGAAAAGAAACAAGAAGAAGTAGAAGGCAAGCTTGCAGATTTAGAATCTACTAAAGCAAGTTTAGAATCACTGAAAAATGACCTTGATAGTCAAAAAGCTAAAAAAGCGGATTTATTCAAGCAATTAGAAGCACAGCAGGCTTCCCTTGAAGTGGAGAAAAAAGACCTTCAACAAGAATCTGATGAGCTTTCTAAAATGGAACACCAGCTTGAAGGTGAAATCCAGGCTGAACAATCACGTTTAGCTGAACTTGCACGTCAGCGTGAAATTGAACGCAAGCGTCAAGCAGAGGCTGAAGCGGCAAAGCGTGCAGCAGCACAACAACAAGCAACAACGAGCAGCAATAGCGGCGGCGGCTCTTCTACATCACCTGCTCCATCAGCTCCAAGTGCACCAGTAAGTGCCGGTGCCTGGACAGCTCCAGCTTATGGAACAATTACAACGAACTTCGGCTGGGATGTATTAAACGGTAAGAAACGTTTCCACTATGGTACGGATATCGCGGCAGGAGGCAGTGTTCCGATCTCAGCAGCAGCTGATGGGTATGTCATCAAGAGTCAGTATAGCTCAAGCTATGGAAATGTAGTTTACATCACTCACTCGATTAATGGTCAAACGTTCACAACGGTTTATGCCCACATGGCTTCTTCATCAGTAAGCTCAGGACAAGCAGTGAACAAAGGTGACAGAATCGGTTACATGGGTAACACAGGGTATTCATTCGGACAGCATTTACACTTTGAACTTCATGCAGGTTCTTGGAATGCATCTAAATCAAATGCTGTAAACCCACGTCAATATATTAACTTTTAA
- the ftsX gene encoding permease-like cell division protein FtsX, giving the protein MKARTYGRHLRESFKSIGRNGWMTFASVSAVTVTLLLVGVFMVLMLNMNKVATDIEKDVEVRVLLEIGTEKAQVEEIDRKINQISGVESVEYSSKEEELQNLVKDLGDDFRLFEQDNPLYDVFIVKAEDPRDTGKIAAEVSKYEGVNEALYGEAKIERLFNVLEMSRNVGLVLIIGLLFTAMFLISNTIKITIVARRREIEIMKLVGATNWFVRWPFILEGLWLGILGSIIPIALVTTGYYYAYEFIKPKLQNHFIQILDFTPFIYQVNGLILLMGCLIGAWGSFMSVRKFLKV; this is encoded by the coding sequence ATGAAAGCTAGGACGTATGGTCGACATCTAAGAGAAAGCTTCAAAAGTATCGGACGTAATGGCTGGATGACATTTGCATCCGTTAGTGCCGTTACTGTAACCCTGCTGCTTGTTGGTGTGTTTATGGTACTTATGCTAAACATGAACAAGGTTGCTACCGATATTGAGAAAGACGTTGAAGTACGCGTACTACTTGAGATCGGTACTGAAAAAGCTCAAGTAGAAGAGATAGATAGGAAGATCAACCAAATAAGTGGAGTGGAATCCGTAGAATATTCTTCTAAAGAAGAAGAACTTCAAAATCTTGTAAAGGATTTAGGAGACGATTTCAGGTTATTCGAACAGGATAATCCATTATACGATGTATTTATCGTAAAAGCGGAAGATCCCCGTGATACTGGGAAAATCGCTGCTGAAGTCAGCAAGTATGAAGGTGTGAACGAAGCACTTTATGGTGAAGCGAAGATTGAAAGATTATTTAATGTATTGGAAATGAGTCGAAACGTTGGATTAGTGTTAATCATCGGTCTATTGTTTACCGCTATGTTCCTCATCTCGAATACAATCAAAATCACCATTGTCGCCAGAAGAAGGGAAATCGAGATAATGAAACTCGTGGGTGCAACCAACTGGTTTGTACGCTGGCCATTCATTCTAGAAGGATTATGGCTTGGAATTTTAGGTTCTATTATCCCGATCGCTCTTGTCACAACAGGTTACTACTATGCTTATGAATTCATTAAACCAAAACTACAAAACCATTTTATTCAGATATTAGATTTTACCCCCTTTATCTATCAAGTAAACGGATTAATTCTATTAATGGGTTGCCTGATTGGGGCTTGGGGAAGCTTTATGTCTGTACGTAAATTCTTAAAAGTGTAA
- a CDS encoding cytochrome c biogenesis protein CcdA codes for MTEVSIWFALAAGALSFFSPCVFPLLPAYVSHLTGGQAREGQMQVERSVVLLRSFGFIAGFSLIFILMGASASFLGEIFSEYRIYIEQIAGILIIVFGLQMMGWLSFSFLMKDTRKIETRKKGTALGSILLGMAFASGWSPCVGLTLSSILLLASASSTLTQGVVLLIVYSLGLALPFLLISLMITKTFTVMKVVNRILPKLSKINGALMIALGFLVFSGKMQQISSYLSVFSLFSP; via the coding sequence ATGACGGAAGTATCGATTTGGTTTGCATTAGCCGCTGGGGCACTATCCTTTTTTTCACCTTGTGTGTTTCCGCTTCTCCCGGCTTACGTAAGTCATTTAACAGGTGGACAGGCAAGAGAAGGACAAATGCAGGTGGAAAGATCGGTGGTTTTACTTAGGTCATTTGGTTTTATTGCAGGGTTTTCCCTCATCTTCATTCTAATGGGAGCCTCTGCCAGCTTCCTTGGAGAGATCTTCTCAGAATATCGGATCTATATCGAACAGATTGCAGGGATTCTGATTATTGTATTTGGTTTACAGATGATGGGCTGGCTTAGCTTTTCTTTCTTAATGAAAGATACGAGAAAGATTGAAACAAGGAAAAAAGGAACGGCTCTGGGTTCTATCCTGCTGGGCATGGCCTTTGCCAGCGGTTGGTCACCATGTGTTGGATTAACCCTTTCTTCCATTCTTTTATTGGCAAGTGCCAGCAGTACATTGACTCAAGGAGTCGTGCTGCTGATCGTGTATTCGCTTGGTTTGGCGTTACCATTCCTGCTGATCTCACTGATGATCACGAAGACATTCACCGTAATGAAAGTGGTTAATAGAATTTTGCCAAAGCTTTCTAAAATCAATGGAGCATTGATGATTGCATTGGGATTTCTTGTGTTCAGCGGGAAGATGCAGCAAATCAGCTCGTATCTATCCGTATTTAGTCTCTTCTCACCATAG
- a CDS encoding response regulator transcription factor has translation MKVQNKTIMIVEDDMKIRKLIKLFLEKAGYEVFEASDGEEGKQLFKEHDPCFAILDLMLPKTQGEELCRWIREEEKSDIGIIFVTAKTSEEERIHGLKAGADDYVTKPFSPSELVTRVETVLRRTGTRCQKLSRKGLPLKPLKGEVTYKGDVLELTTFEFRILHFLMTHVGQVISRQQILDSLYDMNQKVVSERTIDVHIRHLRQKLQELTRQPFIQTVRGMGYKFDS, from the coding sequence ATGAAGGTTCAAAATAAGACGATCATGATTGTTGAAGATGATATGAAAATCCGTAAACTTATCAAGCTCTTCCTTGAAAAAGCCGGATACGAGGTATTTGAAGCAAGTGATGGTGAAGAAGGGAAACAACTTTTCAAAGAACATGACCCATGCTTTGCGATACTGGACTTGATGCTTCCGAAAACTCAAGGGGAAGAGCTATGCAGGTGGATACGGGAAGAAGAGAAAAGTGATATCGGCATTATTTTCGTCACCGCAAAAACGAGTGAAGAAGAGCGGATCCATGGATTGAAAGCTGGAGCGGATGATTATGTAACAAAGCCATTTAGTCCATCTGAGCTCGTTACCCGTGTGGAAACAGTGCTGCGCAGAACAGGGACACGCTGCCAGAAACTCAGTCGGAAAGGGTTGCCGTTGAAGCCTTTGAAGGGTGAGGTCACCTATAAAGGGGATGTCCTGGAATTAACGACGTTCGAATTCAGGATCCTTCATTTTTTAATGACGCATGTTGGTCAAGTAATTTCAAGACAACAGATCCTTGATTCCCTGTATGACATGAATCAAAAAGTGGTTTCGGAACGAACGATTGATGTCCATATCCGCCACCTCCGTCAAAAACTTCAAGAATTGACGCGTCAACCATTTATCCAAACTGTTAGAGGGATGGGGTATAAGTTTGATTCTTAA
- a CDS encoding cytochrome c, which translates to MKKKLLGIVFGASLVLAACGGGEESTETSSGGVDPEKIVNNKCTSCHGGNLEGGMGPALNKIGAELNKDQILEVIQNGKGQMPAGLIEGEEAEAVAEWLANKK; encoded by the coding sequence ATGAAGAAAAAGCTACTTGGTATTGTTTTTGGCGCTTCATTGGTACTTGCAGCTTGCGGTGGTGGCGAAGAAAGTACAGAAACAAGCTCTGGCGGAGTAGACCCTGAAAAAATCGTAAACAATAAATGCACCAGCTGTCATGGTGGAAATCTTGAAGGCGGTATGGGGCCAGCCCTTAATAAAATCGGTGCTGAATTAAACAAAGATCAAATCTTGGAAGTCATCCAAAATGGTAAAGGTCAAATGCCTGCAGGACTCATAGAAGGTGAAGAAGCAGAAGCAGTGGCAGAGTGGTTGGCGAATAAGAAGTAA
- a CDS encoding redoxin domain-containing protein produces the protein MNKRNFALAIVALLIGIFLANFFQDQQEKKAREEAAQLANESMDLSNAEQGLAKGDRAPDFELTTLDGEAIKLSDYQGKKVILNFWATWCPPCKAEMPHMQSYYEKNADKENVEILAVNLTSMDDGEKAVQEFIDGYELTFPIPMDEKGEIGDEYRAFTIPTTYMIDTKGIIQHKIVGPMNEDMMGKMVEGMD, from the coding sequence ATGAATAAACGGAATTTTGCCTTGGCCATCGTTGCGCTTCTTATCGGTATTTTCTTAGCGAACTTTTTTCAGGATCAGCAGGAAAAGAAGGCCAGGGAAGAGGCTGCTCAATTAGCAAATGAATCCATGGATCTGTCTAATGCAGAGCAGGGGCTTGCAAAAGGGGACCGCGCTCCGGATTTTGAATTAACTACTTTAGATGGTGAAGCCATAAAGCTTTCAGATTATCAAGGTAAGAAAGTGATCCTGAACTTCTGGGCTACCTGGTGTCCGCCATGTAAGGCAGAAATGCCCCATATGCAGAGTTATTACGAAAAGAATGCCGATAAAGAAAACGTTGAAATCCTTGCCGTCAACCTGACCTCCATGGACGATGGGGAAAAGGCTGTCCAGGAATTCATCGACGGCTACGAACTCACCTTTCCCATCCCGATGGATGAAAAGGGAGAAATCGGAGACGAATACCGGGCGTTCACCATCCCGACCACCTACATGATCGACACCAAAGGCATCATCCAACACAAAATCGTCGGCCCCATGAACGAAGACATGATGGGGAAAATGGTCGAAGGAATGGACTAA
- a CDS encoding DUF302 domain-containing protein gives MFHYTKEVSMTVKEAVEAVESNLKDESFGVLWNLDLAQKLQDKGLDFNEEVVVLEVCNPHEAKKVLEESMLVSYFLPCKVTVYTEGGTTKIGMAKPSKLIEMVDNDELKNLALDIENRLIGCLDNVQ, from the coding sequence ATGTTTCATTACACTAAAGAAGTCTCGATGACTGTGAAAGAAGCGGTGGAAGCGGTAGAATCCAACCTTAAAGATGAAAGCTTCGGTGTACTATGGAATCTCGATCTTGCCCAGAAATTGCAGGATAAGGGTCTTGATTTCAATGAAGAAGTAGTCGTATTAGAGGTGTGTAATCCACATGAAGCTAAAAAGGTGCTGGAAGAAAGCATGCTCGTAAGCTACTTCCTGCCTTGTAAAGTAACGGTATACACAGAAGGCGGAACCACCAAGATCGGTATGGCAAAGCCAAGCAAGCTGATCGAAATGGTGGATAACGATGAATTGAAAAACCTGGCATTGGATATTGAAAACCGCCTGATCGGATGTTTAGATAACGTTCAATAA
- the ftsE gene encoding cell division ATP-binding protein FtsE → MIEMKDVYKQYSNGVMAANGFNVHIKQGEFVYVVGPSGAGKSTFIKMMYREEKPSKGDIIVNGINLAKLKNSRVPYLRRNVGVVFQDFKLLPTLTIYENIAFALEVIEEHPKQIKKRVMEVLDLVGLKHKARMLPNELSGGEQQRVSIARSIVNTPKLVIADEPTGNLDPETSWDIMNILEDISNRGTTVIMATHNREIVNTIKHRVIAIENGRIVRDEQRGDYGYES, encoded by the coding sequence ATGATAGAAATGAAAGACGTGTATAAGCAGTACAGCAACGGTGTCATGGCTGCCAATGGCTTTAACGTCCACATTAAGCAAGGTGAGTTTGTGTATGTTGTGGGTCCAAGTGGCGCCGGAAAATCTACATTCATCAAGATGATGTACCGCGAAGAGAAGCCTTCTAAAGGTGATATCATCGTAAACGGTATTAATCTTGCAAAATTAAAAAATAGTAGAGTTCCATACTTACGAAGAAACGTTGGGGTCGTGTTTCAGGATTTTAAGTTGTTACCCACTCTTACAATCTATGAAAACATTGCCTTCGCACTTGAAGTAATAGAAGAACATCCAAAGCAAATAAAGAAGAGAGTAATGGAAGTACTGGATCTCGTAGGTTTAAAGCATAAGGCAAGAATGCTTCCGAATGAATTGTCTGGCGGAGAGCAGCAGCGTGTATCGATTGCACGATCCATCGTGAATACGCCGAAACTTGTGATTGCCGACGAGCCTACAGGGAACCTTGATCCGGAAACATCCTGGGATATCATGAACATCTTAGAAGATATCAGCAATCGTGGAACAACGGTGATCATGGCTACTCATAACCGGGAAATCGTAAATACCATCAAGCATCGGGTAATTGCCATCGAGAATGGCCGAATTGTTCGTGACGAACAGCGAGGTGATTACGGTTATGAAAGCTAG
- a CDS encoding YitT family protein — protein MGLKERRRGQVFNPRKEKLLEYLFVVIGSTIVALAFNVFLLPNEVASGGVSGISTILKGLFDWKPAFVQWAFNIPLFIAGLIFLGLQFGVKTAIGTVFLPLVVFLTEDWKPWTEDPLLGALFGGIGVGLGLGIVFRGKASTGGTDLAAQIVNKFTGLSLGTCVALIDGMIVLSAAIVFDIERGLYALIGLYVTSKTIDLVQVGISRSKMALIITNRQEEVREGILNKIDRGVTKLSAYGGYTDDERPILMCVVDQTEFTKLKQLVKTIDPSAFVVTMDASEVLGEGFKRV, from the coding sequence ATGGGTTTGAAAGAGAGACGTCGTGGGCAGGTTTTTAATCCGCGGAAAGAGAAGTTGTTAGAGTATTTGTTTGTTGTAATTGGGTCAACGATCGTGGCCCTTGCGTTTAATGTGTTCTTACTGCCGAATGAGGTGGCTTCAGGAGGGGTGAGCGGGATATCGACCATCCTGAAAGGCCTGTTTGATTGGAAGCCAGCCTTCGTTCAGTGGGCGTTTAATATTCCGTTATTCATTGCGGGGTTAATTTTCCTGGGGCTTCAATTTGGAGTGAAAACAGCCATCGGTACGGTTTTCCTGCCGCTGGTAGTATTTTTAACAGAAGACTGGAAGCCGTGGACGGAAGATCCCCTGCTGGGCGCTTTATTCGGCGGGATTGGTGTAGGACTGGGATTGGGAATCGTCTTTCGAGGTAAAGCATCTACAGGCGGGACGGACCTTGCAGCCCAAATTGTAAATAAATTCACCGGGCTGTCCCTGGGAACATGTGTCGCGCTTATCGATGGAATGATTGTCCTTTCTGCTGCGATCGTATTTGACATCGAACGTGGTTTATATGCTCTTATAGGCCTCTATGTGACAAGTAAAACGATTGATCTAGTCCAGGTCGGCATCAGCCGTTCAAAAATGGCACTTATCATTACAAACAGACAGGAAGAAGTTCGTGAAGGGATCCTGAATAAAATTGATCGTGGTGTGACAAAACTATCTGCATACGGTGGTTATACGGACGATGAGCGCCCGATCCTTATGTGTGTGGTCGATCAAACAGAATTCACAAAACTGAAACAACTGGTCAAAACTATTGACCCCTCTGCTTTCGTCGTCACAATGGACGCTTCAGAGGTGTTAGGTGAAGGTTTCAAACGGGTTTAA
- the prfB gene encoding peptide chain release factor 2 (programmed frameshift): MELSEIRAELEKSAKTLADFRGSLDLENKEARIQELDEIMVQPDFWDDQQKAQGLINEGNGLKDLVNEYKSLLESHENLELTLELIKEEPDEELQKDLEEELGDLVKRLNDYELQLLLSEEHDKNNAILELHPGAGGTESQDWGSMLLRMYTRWGEKRGFKVETLDYLPGDEAGIKSVTLAIKGHNAYGYLKAEKGVHRLVRISPFDSSGRRHTSFVSCEVMPEFNEEIEIEIRTEDLKIDTYRASGAGGQHINTTDSAVRITHLPTNVVVTCQSERSQIKNRESAMKMLKAKLYQKRIEEQEQELAEIRGEQKEIGWGSQIRSYVFHPYSMVKDHRTNTESGNVQGVMDGDIDPFINAYLRSKIQ; the protein is encoded by the exons ATGGAGCTATCAGAAATCAGAGCAGAATTAGAAAAATCAGCTAAAACATTAGCGGACTTCAGGGGGTCTCTT GACTTAGAAAACAAAGAGGCCAGAATTCAAGAGCTTGACGAAATCATGGTTCAACCCGATTTCTGGGATGACCAGCAAAAAGCTCAAGGGTTAATTAATGAAGGAAACGGTTTGAAGGACCTTGTAAATGAGTACAAGTCATTGCTTGAATCCCATGAAAACCTTGAGCTTACCCTTGAACTTATCAAAGAAGAACCGGACGAAGAACTTCAAAAGGACCTTGAAGAGGAGCTGGGTGATTTAGTCAAACGATTAAATGACTACGAACTTCAACTTCTTCTAAGCGAAGAACATGATAAAAATAACGCGATTCTTGAGCTCCATCCCGGGGCAGGTGGAACGGAATCTCAGGATTGGGGCTCCATGCTTCTACGTATGTACACACGTTGGGGAGAAAAACGCGGTTTCAAAGTAGAAACCCTTGATTATCTTCCAGGAGATGAAGCAGGCATCAAGAGTGTGACCCTTGCCATTAAAGGTCACAATGCGTATGGTTACTTAAAGGCTGAAAAAGGCGTACACCGTCTTGTTCGTATTTCACCATTCGATTCATCAGGACGTCGTCACACTTCCTTCGTGTCTTGTGAAGTCATGCCTGAGTTTAATGAAGAAATCGAAATCGAAATCCGTACAGAAGACCTGAAAATCGATACGTACCGTGCAAGTGGAGCCGGTGGTCAGCACATCAATACGACGGACTCGGCTGTCCGGATCACTCACTTACCGACGAATGTCGTGGTAACCTGCCAATCTGAACGTTCTCAGATCAAGAACCGTGAGTCAGCCATGAAAATGCTGAAAGCGAAGCTCTACCAAAAGCGAATCGAAGAGCAGGAGCAGGAGCTTGCCGAAATTCGTGGAGAGCAAAAGGAAATCGGATGGGGAAGCCAGATCCGTTCCTACGTCTTCCATCCATATTCCATGGTCAAAGACCACAGAACCAACACAGAATCAGGTAACGTACAAGGCGTCATGGATGGAGACATCGACCCATTCATCAACGCCTACCTTCGTTCCAAAATTCAATAA